DNA sequence from the Clostridia bacterium genome:
AGAGGAGGTCGCTGCGAATCCGTTCATGCTGGCGATGATGACTATAGGGATGTATCACGGCTATCTTATGGCCTTGATAACTGGCCCGGTGATGAACCCTCGTGGTCGGACGACACTCGTGGCCAGCATCGCAGGGACACTTGCGGCTGTTCCAGCGTTCTTCACATTCGTGTGCTATCCAGTGTTAGTGCTCGGCTGGCCAATGGCGGAGGATCTGACTTACCCGGCAGCGTCGTTCATGGAGGTCGTTGCGCCGAAAACGCTGAACATACCAGTCCGGCGAGTCGACTTCATTCTCGCAATGCTTCTCCGATTTGTGATGGTGATAGCCGCGTTTTCCTACTTCTACAGCGCAGCTCAGACCATTACCGATCTCGTATCCCCCGCGCGGAGCAGCCCTCATCCATGGGCCGTGCTGGCCCTGACAGCGATCATCGTGGCATCGCCCTTCGTTTTCAAGGACATGTACATGCTGATGCAGTCATTACAGGTATGGATGGTGTTGAGTGCAGCCATCGTGGGAATCACGATCATCCTGGCGATCGTAGCCATGGCCAGAGGATCAGGAGGTAGAGGAAGATCGCCCAGATGAGACTAGCTGCGCAAAGAGGCGTGTTGGCCGGAGCCGCGCTTGTGCTCGCAGTCATGACCAGTGGATGCTGGGATGCAGTTGATGTTGACAAGCGAGGGTTTGTAGGAATGATCGGGATCGAATCTGTTGGCGATCCCAGTGAACCCATGGTGGCAGTCACCGTGAGGATTCCGACATTCCCCGGGCGGGAACAACCGTCGGGACAGTCAGGGGGCGCCGGGTCGGGCACTTCGCCCTCGGGAGCCCCCAGACCCGAGGTTGCCACGGGAATCGGCATGTATGCGGAGGAAGCCATGGCGACGCTGCGAAGCCGAGGCGGGGGCATTCTCGACCTTTCG
Encoded proteins:
- a CDS encoding GerAB/ArcD/ProY family transporter, translated to MSSQYVSWPEAAWLIMQYTICANHLFIPQLLYSMCGRSAWVVTLAAALPASAGAWAVYSLHAKHPGDRVGQFLPKVVGKVIAAPLLLLYTVFWTGGAAANAVVFAHYMSSTVLVATPLSVLVGSTAVIIAMVSLCGLKTLVRLSDSLLFLILPISIFMWVGPVFSHRLDLTNLIPFRIEEVAANPFMLAMMTIGMYHGYLMALITGPVMNPRGRTTLVASIAGTLAAVPAFFTFVCYPVLVLGWPMAEDLTYPAASFMEVVAPKTLNIPVRRVDFILAMLLRFVMVIAAFSYFYSAAQTITDLVSPARSSPHPWAVLALTAIIVASPFVFKDMYMLMQSLQVWMVLSAAIVGITIILAIVAMARGSGGRGRSPR